One genomic window of Neisseria sp. oral taxon 014 str. F0314 includes the following:
- the fabB gene encoding beta-ketoacyl-ACP synthase I translates to MKRVVVTGIGILSSLGNNCREVLESLKNLKSGISFDESYREMGLRSHLAGNIKIDTKEHIDRKILRFMGDAAAYAYIAMKEAIAHAGLTEEQVSNIRTGIVTGSGGASSSSQVEAADTLRASGVKRIGPYGVTKCMASTVSACLATPFKIKGVNYSISSACSTSAHCIGHAAELIQLGKQDIVFAGGGEEISWQMGSLFDAMGALSSKYNDTPEQASRAFDADRDGFVISGGGSILVMEEYEHAKARGANILCELTGYGATSDGYDMVQPSGEGAVRCMQMALAQHGGKVDYINAHGTSTPVGDTKELGAVREVFAGQEIPFISSTKSLSGHAQGAAGSNEAIYSILMMQNDFACASANIQNLDEQAEGLPILRENREMKLNAVMSNSFGFGGTNATLIFSRVD, encoded by the coding sequence ATGAAACGCGTAGTCGTAACCGGTATCGGCATCTTATCCAGCCTGGGCAACAACTGCCGCGAAGTGCTCGAATCGCTGAAAAATCTGAAATCCGGCATTTCCTTTGACGAGAGCTACCGTGAAATGGGGCTGCGTTCCCATCTTGCCGGTAACATCAAAATTGACACCAAAGAACACATCGACCGCAAAATCCTGCGCTTTATGGGCGACGCGGCGGCCTATGCCTACATCGCCATGAAAGAAGCCATCGCCCATGCCGGCCTGACCGAAGAGCAGGTTTCCAACATCCGCACCGGCATCGTAACCGGCAGCGGCGGCGCGTCTTCGTCTTCTCAGGTGGAAGCTGCCGACACCCTGCGCGCCAGCGGAGTGAAGCGCATCGGCCCCTACGGCGTAACCAAATGTATGGCTTCCACCGTATCCGCCTGTTTGGCCACCCCGTTTAAAATCAAAGGCGTGAACTATTCCATCAGCTCCGCCTGCTCCACTTCCGCACACTGCATCGGCCATGCCGCCGAGCTGATTCAGCTTGGCAAACAAGACATCGTGTTTGCCGGCGGCGGCGAAGAAATTTCTTGGCAAATGGGTTCTCTGTTCGACGCCATGGGCGCGTTATCGAGCAAATACAACGACACACCCGAACAGGCCAGCCGCGCCTTCGATGCCGACCGCGACGGTTTCGTGATTTCCGGCGGCGGCAGCATTCTGGTGATGGAAGAGTATGAACACGCCAAAGCGCGCGGTGCGAACATCCTGTGCGAACTGACCGGCTACGGCGCGACTTCCGACGGTTACGATATGGTGCAGCCTTCCGGCGAAGGCGCGGTTCGCTGTATGCAGATGGCACTGGCGCAGCACGGCGGCAAAGTCGATTACATCAACGCCCACGGCACATCTACGCCGGTCGGCGATACCAAAGAATTGGGTGCCGTCCGCGAAGTGTTCGCCGGACAGGAAATCCCGTTTATCAGTTCCACCAAGTCGCTTTCCGGCCACGCACAAGGCGCGGCTGGTTCGAACGAAGCGATTTACTCGATTCTGATGATGCAGAACGATTTTGCCTGCGCCAGCGCGAATATCCAAAACTTGGACGAACAAGCCGAAGGCCTGCCGATTCTGCGTGAAAACCGCGAGATGAAACTCAACGCGGTGATGTCCAACAGCTTCGGCTTTGGCGGCACCAATGCCACGCTGATTTTCAGCCGTGTCGATTGA
- a CDS encoding DUF493 family protein — protein MPTDRSVLIEFPCTFQIKVMGAQHPEFETAILETVRIHAPETQSHHISTRPSSKGNYLGASVNVYVTSQAQLDDIYRALTSHEMVKVVL, from the coding sequence ATGCCGACCGACCGCTCCGTACTTATCGAATTTCCCTGCACTTTTCAAATTAAAGTAATGGGTGCGCAGCATCCGGAATTTGAAACGGCGATTTTGGAAACCGTACGCATCCATGCACCAGAGACCCAGTCCCATCATATCAGCACTCGTCCCAGCAGCAAAGGCAATTATTTAGGGGCGAGCGTAAACGTGTACGTTACCAGCCAGGCACAACTTGACGATATCTACCGGGCGCTGACTTCGCACGAAATGGTCAAAGTGGTGCTTTAA
- the lipB gene encoding lipoyl(octanoyl) transferase LipB, with the protein MKVIQKGLVEYLPTFEAMKAFNAARTAETEDELWVVEHPPVFTQGLAGKPEHLLIRDDIPVVQIDRGGQITYHGPGQLVVYTMIDFKRRKTSVRRIVSALENSIISTLSEYGIKAAADPGRPGVYVDGRKIASLGLRIKNGSVYHGLALNVNMDLSPFTHINPCGYAGMEMVQIADFVRPCPSLAEVAGKLTGHLQRELNSQAMAGDEKNGKAV; encoded by the coding sequence ATGAAAGTCATACAAAAAGGTTTGGTCGAATACTTGCCGACTTTCGAAGCCATGAAAGCGTTCAACGCCGCACGCACGGCTGAAACGGAAGACGAATTGTGGGTGGTCGAGCACCCTCCCGTGTTCACACAAGGCTTGGCCGGCAAGCCCGAACACCTGTTGATACGCGACGATATTCCCGTAGTACAGATTGATCGCGGCGGCCAGATTACCTACCACGGTCCGGGACAGTTGGTAGTGTATACCATGATTGATTTCAAACGGCGCAAAACCAGTGTGCGCCGCATCGTATCTGCATTGGAAAACAGCATTATCTCCACCTTGTCCGAATACGGCATAAAAGCAGCGGCAGATCCCGGCCGCCCGGGCGTATATGTCGACGGACGGAAAATCGCCTCTTTGGGACTACGCATTAAAAACGGTTCGGTCTATCACGGTTTGGCGTTGAACGTAAATATGGACTTAAGTCCGTTTACCCATATCAATCCATGCGGCTATGCAGGAATGGAAATGGTACAGATAGCCGACTTTGTCCGCCCCTGCCCGTCGCTGGCCGAAGTAGCCGGAAAACTGACCGGCCACTTGCAAAGAGAATTAAACTCCCAAGCTATGGCGGGAGACGAAAAGAACGGAAAGGCCGTCTGA
- the hpnC gene encoding squalene synthase HpnC, which translates to MSVEHYENFPVGSILLPRRLRKPIHAVYAFARTADDIADEGETADAERLRGLDDLQKELDRIYTGEIPQTALMKRLQNEAIKPFAMPPEPFYDLLSAFRQDVVKKRYQNFGELVDYCRRSANPVGRMMLHLYGENDPVSIAHSDGICTALQLINFWQDVALDWQKGRVYIPQEDLAKYKVSEEQIAEGRADFAFQRLMAHECERTFQILKAGSPLGKRLRGRIGFELRMIIVGGQIILQKLDGCKYDMFGRRPILDKKDWLIILKRAFLKK; encoded by the coding sequence ATGTCTGTCGAACATTACGAAAATTTCCCCGTCGGTTCCATTCTTTTACCTCGCCGCCTGCGCAAACCGATTCATGCCGTTTATGCCTTTGCCCGTACTGCGGACGATATTGCCGACGAGGGTGAGACGGCAGATGCCGAACGCCTGCGCGGTTTGGATGATTTGCAAAAAGAACTGGATAGGATTTATACGGGAGAAATACCGCAAACCGCATTGATGAAGCGTTTGCAGAACGAAGCTATCAAACCGTTTGCCATGCCTCCGGAACCGTTTTACGACCTATTGTCCGCTTTCCGCCAAGACGTAGTTAAAAAACGCTATCAGAATTTCGGCGAACTGGTGGATTACTGTCGCCGTTCGGCCAATCCGGTCGGCCGGATGATGCTCCATCTTTACGGTGAAAACGATCCGGTCAGCATTGCCCACAGCGACGGCATCTGCACAGCATTGCAGTTAATTAACTTTTGGCAGGATGTGGCGTTGGACTGGCAAAAAGGGCGGGTGTACATTCCACAGGAAGACTTGGCAAAGTATAAGGTCTCGGAAGAGCAAATTGCCGAAGGGCGGGCGGATTTTGCGTTTCAAAGGCTGATGGCCCATGAATGCGAACGCACGTTTCAAATACTCAAGGCCGGTTCGCCTTTGGGCAAAAGACTGAGGGGCCGCATCGGCTTCGAACTGAGGATGATTATTGTCGGCGGGCAGATAATTTTACAAAAACTCGACGGCTGCAAATACGATATGTTCGGCCGCCGCCCGATATTGGATAAAAAGGACTGGCTGATTATCCTGAAGCGCGCCTTTTTGAAAAAATAA
- a CDS encoding ABC transporter permease subunit translates to MQKNKLSWFLKLMLALALAFLYIPLFVLVIYSFNESKLVTVWGGFSTKWYGVLLQNSTILEAAWLSLRIALVSSLAAVVLGTLAGYAMARIKRFRGSTLFAGMISAPMVMPDVITGLSMLLLIIQVQMFLQNSEWLQALYFDRGFFTIFLGHTTLCMAYITVVIRSRLIELDQSLEEAAMDLGARPLKIFFVITLPLIAPAIASGFLLGITLSLDDLVITSFLSGPGSSTLPQVIFSKIKLGLDPQMNVLATILIGIIGTLVIVINYWMMRQATKREREAAEAYRQEKLAAGS, encoded by the coding sequence ATGCAGAAAAACAAATTATCCTGGTTTCTCAAGCTGATGCTGGCTCTGGCTTTGGCATTTCTTTATATCCCGCTGTTTGTGCTGGTTATTTATTCGTTTAACGAATCCAAACTGGTTACGGTGTGGGGCGGTTTTTCAACCAAATGGTACGGAGTGTTGCTGCAAAACAGCACCATCTTAGAAGCGGCCTGGTTGTCGTTGCGGATAGCGCTTGTCTCTTCGCTGGCTGCCGTAGTATTGGGCACGCTGGCGGGTTATGCGATGGCGCGTATCAAACGCTTCCGCGGCAGTACGCTGTTTGCGGGTATGATTTCCGCCCCGATGGTGATGCCGGACGTGATTACCGGCTTATCGATGCTGCTGCTGATTATCCAAGTGCAGATGTTTCTGCAAAACAGCGAATGGTTGCAGGCGCTTTATTTTGACCGTGGTTTCTTTACTATTTTCTTGGGACACACCACTTTGTGTATGGCCTATATTACCGTGGTCATCCGTTCGCGCCTGATTGAGCTTGACCAGTCGTTGGAAGAAGCCGCCATGGATTTGGGCGCGCGTCCGCTGAAAATCTTTTTCGTAATTACATTGCCGCTGATCGCGCCGGCTATCGCATCGGGTTTTCTGCTCGGCATTACCCTGTCGTTGGACGATTTGGTCATTACCTCATTCTTGTCCGGTCCCGGGTCTTCGACGCTGCCGCAGGTGATTTTCTCCAAAATCAAATTGGGGCTTGACCCGCAAATGAATGTGCTAGCGACCATCCTTATCGGTATCATCGGTACGCTGGTTATTGTCATCAACTATTGGATGATGCGGCAGGCTACCAAACGTGAAAGGGAAGCGGCCGAAGCTTACCGCCAAGAAAAATTGGCTGCCGGTTCCTGA
- the fabA gene encoding 3-hydroxyacyl-[acyl-carrier-protein] dehydratase FabA yields MTTQFVPQNSYTKEELLSCGRGELFGAGNAQLPLPNMLMIDRIVNINSTGGKYGKGEIIAELDINPDLWFFGCHFEGDPVMPGCLGLDAMWQLVGFYLGWTGAPGRGRALGCAEVKFSGQVLPKHKKITYHIHIKRVMNSKLVLGIADAEMSVDGRKIYEGNGLRVGLFTTTDDF; encoded by the coding sequence ATGACCACACAATTCGTTCCACAAAACAGCTATACCAAAGAAGAACTGCTCTCATGCGGGCGCGGCGAGCTTTTCGGCGCGGGCAACGCGCAACTGCCGCTGCCCAATATGCTGATGATAGACCGCATCGTCAATATAAACAGCACCGGAGGAAAATACGGCAAGGGCGAAATTATCGCCGAATTGGATATCAATCCCGATTTATGGTTTTTCGGCTGCCATTTCGAAGGCGACCCCGTTATGCCCGGCTGTTTGGGTTTGGACGCCATGTGGCAACTGGTCGGCTTCTATCTGGGGTGGACGGGTGCGCCGGGACGCGGTCGCGCTCTGGGTTGCGCCGAAGTGAAATTCAGCGGCCAAGTTCTGCCGAAGCATAAAAAAATTACCTACCACATTCACATCAAACGGGTAATGAACAGTAAATTGGTGTTGGGCATCGCCGACGCCGAAATGAGCGTGGACGGCCGCAAAATCTACGAAGGCAACGGCCTGCGCGTCGGCCTGTTTACCACCACCGACGACTTCTGA
- a CDS encoding ABC transporter permease subunit has product MNLKTLKRKLLRRPGQRAVIAVPYVWLLVLFLVPFAIVLKISFAEQEIAIPPFTPLTTIDEDLGRLNIAVSYQNYADIFQNFWNTLGQLFNPFSKSSGDNIYLLTYWSSIKTALTTTAICLLIGYPTAYAISRARPSIRNGLLLAIMLPFWTSFLLRVYAWMGLLGHNGIINNFLLKYGIISEPLDLFYNAFSLNLVMVYAYLPFMILPLYTQLVKLDGRLLEAASDLGARPIKSFFTITLPLSKTGIIAGSMLVFVPAVGEFVIPELVGGSENLMIGKVLWQAFFDQNNWPLASAVAVVMVALLVVPIALFQHYENRELEEGTK; this is encoded by the coding sequence ATGAATTTGAAAACGCTTAAACGCAAACTGCTGCGCCGTCCCGGGCAGAGGGCTGTCATTGCCGTACCGTATGTCTGGTTGCTGGTTCTGTTTCTGGTTCCGTTCGCGATTGTCTTGAAAATCAGTTTTGCCGAGCAGGAAATCGCTATTCCGCCGTTTACACCGCTGACTACCATAGACGAGGATTTAGGCCGTCTGAACATCGCCGTCAGTTATCAAAACTACGCCGATATTTTTCAGAATTTCTGGAATACCTTGGGCCAACTGTTTAATCCGTTTAGCAAAAGCAGCGGTGATAATATTTATCTGCTGACCTATTGGTCTTCGATTAAAACGGCTTTGACAACCACCGCCATCTGCCTGCTAATCGGGTACCCGACTGCTTATGCCATTTCGCGTGCGCGTCCGTCCATCCGCAACGGCCTGCTGCTGGCGATTATGCTGCCTTTCTGGACATCCTTCCTATTACGCGTTTACGCATGGATGGGGCTGCTCGGACACAACGGCATCATCAATAATTTTCTGTTGAAATACGGTATTATCAGCGAACCATTGGATTTGTTTTATAACGCATTTTCGCTGAATCTGGTCATGGTCTACGCTTATCTGCCGTTCATGATTCTGCCGCTATACACCCAACTTGTGAAATTGGACGGACGCCTGTTGGAAGCCGCTTCGGATTTGGGGGCTAGGCCGATCAAATCGTTTTTTACCATTACACTGCCCCTGTCTAAAACCGGCATTATCGCGGGTTCCATGCTGGTATTCGTTCCCGCAGTCGGCGAATTTGTGATTCCCGAATTGGTCGGCGGTTCGGAAAACCTGATGATTGGTAAAGTGTTATGGCAGGCCTTCTTCGACCAAAACAACTGGCCGCTGGCTTCAGCCGTAGCCGTAGTGATGGTGGCGTTGCTGGTTGTGCCGATTGCCTTGTTCCAACATTATGAAAACCGTGAATTAGAAGAAGGGACCAAGTAA
- the dsbD gene encoding protein-disulfide reductase DsbD: MKKILYFLTVLFAFCSNAFAVDASKLLPPEQAFVPQVHVTASGVSVQFKIADGYYMYQSKIMAATEPSNVLGAPQFGKGEQKEDEFFGKQTVYHRAAQVDWPYKKTQPKYKLTLSYQGCAEVGVCYPPVDTVFDIDGNGFYSPQTDMPISGKDRFLSNPAQPVSSDGLPSPSGDNRQDGSRFKLSRDTLGANLLAFFLAGLGLSFTACMYPLLPIVSSIVIGDKNSGGRTRAFELSMVYVQGLALTYMLVGVIAGLTGSLLSVWLQQPWVVLPASALMVILALSMFGLFNIQLPASVQAYFQSQSNKLSGGHIVSVFIMGMLSALIVGPCVAPPLAFALGYIGQTGDALLGGLALYVMALGTGVPLIIVGTFGSILPRAGDWMNGVKYAFGFILLAVAVYLATPYLPYAVVTALYTLLLIVPAGMLLAKANKLGDRLKSFSMLFGSLLLIGGVWFGYQSANGNSTALHHFLTLNPPSASGHSTKHGKTFTDTAELKAAMTAALQANPDKPVLLDFYADWCISCREMEAYTFNQPQVHEAVDMERFFQIDVTANTPDHQTLMKEYGLFGPPGIFVIHADGRRSEPLQGFAKPKEFIAWYKENEK; this comes from the coding sequence ATGAAAAAAATACTTTATTTCCTTACCGTATTGTTCGCCTTTTGCAGCAATGCTTTCGCAGTGGACGCTTCCAAACTGCTGCCCCCCGAACAGGCGTTCGTTCCGCAGGTGCATGTGACCGCAAGCGGCGTCAGCGTACAGTTCAAAATTGCCGACGGTTATTATATGTACCAGTCGAAAATAATGGCGGCAACCGAACCAAGCAATGTACTCGGAGCGCCCCAATTCGGCAAAGGCGAACAGAAAGAAGACGAATTTTTCGGCAAACAAACCGTCTACCATCGCGCGGCACAAGTCGACTGGCCTTACAAAAAAACACAACCGAAATACAAACTGACCTTGAGTTATCAAGGCTGTGCGGAAGTCGGTGTCTGCTATCCGCCGGTAGATACCGTATTCGACATCGACGGTAACGGCTTTTATTCCCCGCAAACCGATATGCCGATTTCCGGAAAGGACCGTTTTTTAAGCAATCCTGCGCAACCCGTATCTTCAGACGGCCTGCCGTCTCCGTCGGGTGATAACCGGCAGGACGGCAGCCGTTTCAAATTATCAAGAGATACATTAGGCGCCAATTTATTGGCGTTTTTTCTCGCCGGACTGGGATTGAGCTTTACGGCCTGCATGTATCCGCTGTTACCGATTGTGTCCAGCATCGTCATCGGCGATAAAAACAGCGGCGGTAGAACCCGTGCTTTTGAACTCTCCATGGTTTATGTGCAGGGTTTGGCACTGACCTATATGCTGGTCGGCGTTATTGCAGGCCTGACAGGATCACTGTTGTCGGTATGGCTGCAACAGCCGTGGGTAGTATTGCCCGCTTCCGCACTGATGGTGATATTGGCATTGTCGATGTTCGGCTTGTTCAACATTCAGCTTCCTGCATCCGTTCAAGCGTATTTTCAAAGCCAAAGCAACAAACTTTCAGGCGGCCATATCGTATCCGTTTTTATTATGGGAATGCTATCGGCACTGATTGTCGGTCCGTGTGTCGCACCACCGCTGGCATTTGCGCTGGGTTACATCGGGCAGACGGGTGATGCCTTATTGGGCGGATTGGCCCTGTATGTCATGGCCTTGGGAACGGGCGTACCGCTCATCATCGTCGGTACCTTCGGCAGTATCCTGCCGCGGGCCGGCGATTGGATGAACGGCGTCAAATACGCGTTCGGATTTATCCTGCTGGCCGTCGCCGTTTATCTGGCGACACCGTATCTGCCGTATGCAGTCGTAACTGCCCTTTACACCCTGTTGCTGATTGTGCCTGCGGGCATGTTGCTGGCAAAAGCAAACAAATTGGGAGACCGTTTGAAATCGTTTTCCATGTTATTCGGTTCCTTGCTACTAATCGGCGGCGTGTGGTTCGGTTATCAAAGCGCCAACGGCAACTCTACCGCCCTGCATCACTTTCTGACACTGAATCCGCCGTCCGCATCGGGACATTCGACAAAACACGGTAAAACATTTACCGATACCGCCGAATTGAAAGCCGCAATGACTGCCGCTTTGCAGGCCAACCCCGACAAACCCGTCCTGCTGGATTTCTATGCCGACTGGTGCATCTCGTGCAGAGAAATGGAAGCCTACACGTTCAACCAGCCGCAGGTACATGAAGCCGTGGATATGGAGCGTTTTTTCCAAATCGACGTGACCGCCAATACGCCCGACCATCAGACTTTGATGAAGGAATACGGACTTTTCGGCCCGCCCGGAATCTTTGTGATACATGCCGATGGCAGACGCAGCGAACCATTGCAGGGGTTTGCCAAACCGAAAGAATTTATCGCATGGTATAAAGAAAACGAAAAATAA
- the lipA gene encoding lipoyl synthase codes for MTTDTTSANKSDPKRGVKLKGADKTARIPIKVVPLQEKLKKPEWIRAKLPSRKFFEIKDILREQKMHTVCEEASCPNIGECFSKGTATFMIMGDICTRRCPFCDVGHGRPNMLDPDEPKNLAESVKAMNLRYVVITSVDRDDLRDGGAQHFADCIKAIRETSPNTKIEILVPDFRGRLDIALKILAETPPDVMNHNLETHPSLYKKARPGANYQHSLDLLRRYKEMMPHIPTKSGIMVGLGETDEDVREIMRDMRAHNIEMITIGQYLQPSDGHLPVLRYVTPDQFKIFEKEAYELGFTNAAIGAMVRSSYHADEQAAEALRESHGGGCGHH; via the coding sequence ATGACGACCGACACAACATCAGCCAATAAGTCCGACCCGAAACGCGGCGTCAAACTCAAAGGCGCGGACAAAACCGCACGCATCCCCATCAAAGTCGTCCCCCTTCAGGAAAAATTGAAAAAGCCCGAATGGATACGCGCCAAGCTGCCGTCCCGAAAATTCTTTGAAATCAAAGATATTTTGCGCGAACAAAAAATGCACACCGTTTGCGAAGAAGCCTCCTGCCCAAACATCGGCGAATGTTTCAGCAAAGGCACGGCAACCTTCATGATTATGGGCGACATCTGCACCCGACGCTGCCCGTTCTGCGATGTGGGACACGGCCGCCCCAACATGCTCGACCCCGACGAACCGAAAAACCTCGCAGAATCCGTCAAAGCCATGAACCTGCGTTACGTCGTCATCACCTCGGTTGACCGCGACGACCTGCGCGACGGCGGCGCACAGCATTTCGCCGACTGCATCAAAGCCATCCGCGAAACCAGTCCGAACACCAAAATCGAAATCCTCGTTCCCGACTTCCGCGGCCGCTTGGATATCGCACTGAAAATCCTTGCCGAAACCCCGCCCGACGTGATGAACCACAACTTAGAAACCCACCCGAGCCTGTACAAAAAAGCCCGTCCGGGGGCCAACTATCAGCACTCCCTCGACCTGCTACGCCGCTACAAAGAAATGATGCCGCACATCCCGACCAAATCCGGCATCATGGTCGGCTTGGGCGAAACAGACGAAGACGTGCGCGAAATCATGCGCGATATGCGGGCGCACAATATCGAGATGATTACCATCGGCCAATACCTCCAGCCTTCAGACGGACACCTGCCCGTCTTGCGCTATGTCACGCCCGACCAGTTCAAAATCTTTGAAAAAGAAGCATACGAACTGGGCTTCACCAACGCCGCCATTGGCGCCATGGTCCGCTCAAGCTACCACGCCGATGAGCAGGCTGCCGAAGCATTGCGCGAAAGTCACGGCGGCGGTTGCGGTCATCACTGA